The Propionibacterium freudenreichii subsp. freudenreichii genome contains a region encoding:
- a CDS encoding DUF5679 domain-containing protein has protein sequence MAEETYEGEFYCVKCKAKREAKGNVVVNAKGTRMAKAKCPVCGTNLNRILGKA, from the coding sequence GTGGCAGAAGAGACTTATGAAGGTGAGTTCTACTGTGTGAAGTGCAAGGCCAAGCGTGAGGCCAAGGGCAATGTCGTGGTGAACGCCAAGGGCACCCGCATGGCCAAGGCCAAGTGCCCGGTGTGTGGCACCAACCTGAACCGAATCCTCGGCAAGGCCTGA
- a CDS encoding ATP-dependent DNA helicase UvrD2 — translation MSDPARNSPPPMTDESVLSGLDKDQRAVAVDVAGPLAVLAGAGTGKTRAITHRIAHAVLSGAQAPDSILAVTFTTRAAGEMRARLAALGVPRVQARTFHSAALRQIRYFWPRATGRELPEIAGSTFGLVAEAARRHHVRTDTAVIRDLSSEISWAKSTNVLPAEYAAMAERAGHQVSGVTPATVAKVAADYERVKAERQVMDYDDILLCAVSLMHEHPEVAQEFRSVYRHFVVDEYQDVSPLQHSLLLQWLGDCDDLCVVGDPDQAIHSFAGADARFLTNFSREFPDAHVLHLNANYRSTPQILKAANELLHPPGRPAVGRGVILRPVLDAGRPVDLAAAQDPVAEAEHLAGWLAARHRAGIAWSDMAVLFRVSAQSPALESALDGEHIPYHVRGSERFFERAEVRTALGRLTNVAHSDPQADPGESLDEVLTGLGWTPQAPEGQGRVRERWESWGALREMGQQLVSDGADSLDRLVAQIAERASMQHAPVGEGVTLSTLHSAKGLEWEAVALVGVQEGLLPFSLAKTPAQVAEERRLFYVGITRARQALRISWATSGPNGRGRRNPSRFLGGLLGESTGSPTVDPRAARGPRTKRVARCIVCRRPMTNAVEVKLGHHEGCEVDYDEDLLARLKAWRLAESKQHSLPAYVVFTDTTLMAIAQYQPRDDESLMKIRGLGAAKLRRYGAQLLRIIDGAGAEIVGADATSDAPSAS, via the coding sequence ATGAGTGATCCCGCGCGCAATTCCCCGCCCCCGATGACCGACGAATCGGTGTTGTCCGGATTGGACAAGGACCAGCGGGCCGTCGCGGTTGATGTGGCCGGGCCGCTTGCGGTGCTCGCGGGGGCCGGCACGGGCAAGACGCGCGCCATCACCCACCGGATCGCCCATGCGGTGCTGAGCGGCGCCCAGGCACCCGATTCGATTCTCGCCGTGACCTTCACGACGCGCGCTGCGGGGGAGATGCGGGCCCGGTTGGCGGCGCTGGGGGTGCCCCGGGTCCAGGCGCGCACCTTCCACTCGGCCGCGCTGCGCCAGATCCGCTATTTCTGGCCGAGGGCGACCGGCCGGGAGTTGCCGGAGATCGCTGGCTCGACATTCGGTCTGGTGGCCGAGGCCGCCAGGCGTCACCATGTACGCACCGATACGGCCGTGATCCGTGATCTCAGCAGTGAGATCTCCTGGGCCAAGTCCACCAACGTCCTGCCGGCCGAGTACGCCGCAATGGCCGAGCGCGCCGGACACCAGGTCTCCGGTGTGACCCCCGCAACCGTGGCCAAGGTGGCCGCCGACTATGAGCGGGTCAAGGCCGAACGCCAGGTGATGGACTATGACGACATCCTGCTGTGTGCGGTGTCCCTCATGCACGAGCATCCGGAGGTGGCCCAGGAGTTCCGCTCGGTCTATCGGCACTTTGTCGTCGACGAGTACCAGGACGTCAGTCCGCTGCAGCACAGCCTTCTCCTGCAATGGCTGGGGGATTGTGACGATCTGTGCGTGGTGGGCGATCCGGATCAGGCCATTCACTCGTTCGCCGGTGCCGATGCGCGTTTCCTGACGAACTTCTCGCGCGAATTCCCGGATGCGCACGTGCTCCACCTGAATGCCAACTATCGTTCAACGCCGCAGATCCTGAAGGCCGCCAATGAACTCCTGCATCCGCCGGGCCGGCCCGCCGTGGGACGCGGAGTGATCCTCAGGCCGGTCCTGGATGCGGGGCGTCCGGTGGACCTCGCCGCGGCCCAGGACCCTGTCGCGGAGGCGGAGCACCTGGCGGGTTGGCTTGCCGCGCGGCATCGGGCAGGCATCGCCTGGTCGGACATGGCGGTGTTGTTCCGGGTGTCGGCCCAATCGCCTGCCCTTGAGTCAGCCCTGGACGGCGAACACATTCCCTACCACGTGCGGGGTTCGGAGCGCTTCTTCGAACGCGCCGAGGTGCGCACGGCGCTGGGACGCCTGACCAATGTGGCGCATTCCGACCCGCAGGCAGATCCCGGCGAATCCCTCGATGAGGTGCTGACGGGACTGGGATGGACGCCGCAGGCACCCGAAGGGCAGGGTCGGGTACGCGAACGCTGGGAATCGTGGGGTGCCCTGCGCGAGATGGGCCAGCAACTCGTGTCCGACGGCGCCGACAGCCTCGATCGGCTGGTCGCCCAGATCGCCGAGCGCGCCTCCATGCAGCATGCACCGGTCGGTGAGGGAGTGACGCTGTCAACGCTGCATTCGGCCAAGGGACTCGAATGGGAGGCCGTGGCCCTGGTGGGCGTGCAGGAGGGGCTCCTGCCCTTCTCCCTGGCCAAGACGCCGGCCCAGGTCGCCGAGGAGCGCAGGTTGTTCTATGTGGGCATCACCCGCGCACGTCAGGCCCTGCGGATCAGTTGGGCGACCTCCGGACCGAATGGACGGGGGCGCCGGAACCCCTCGCGCTTCCTGGGTGGACTGCTGGGCGAGTCGACGGGATCGCCCACGGTGGATCCCCGAGCGGCACGTGGGCCCCGGACCAAGAGGGTTGCCCGGTGCATCGTCTGCCGTCGACCGATGACCAATGCGGTCGAGGTGAAGTTGGGCCACCACGAGGGGTGTGAGGTCGATTACGACGAGGACCTGCTCGCCCGACTGAAGGCGTGGCGCCTGGCCGAGTCGAAGCAGCATTCGCTGCCGGCCTACGTCGTGTTCACCGATACGACGCTCATGGCGATCGCCCAGTACCAGCCCCGTGACGACGAATCGCTGATGAAGATCCGTGGACTGGGTGCCGCCAAGCTGCGCCGCTATGGGGCGCAATTGCTGCGGATCATTGACGGGGCGGGCGCAGAGATCGTCGGCGCCGATGCCACCTCGGATGCGCCGTCCGCATCGTGA
- a CDS encoding exodeoxyribonuclease V subunit gamma: MALLDPSPAAIRMVRCPDWASVCAGVDAYLDSFVHDPFVLPTVVVPGAAHRRALSQHLASRPTDPQHKIRAGIDMVTLGQLRRRCEQACLGVDPDDDPWRLPAMTMHIAQLAQAHLDSGEDSATDWFALARHYLQGASGTETDRPGRVIAFADSFASLISGYRRHRPDLLLDWDEHRDVDALGRPLSDQDRWQANLWRELTHSLRPWIHPAAREDRLREALDDPDPSARQHLPSRLGVVGLDGFVPDERRFLTTMSARIPLTIWQLGFGSDGPGESALRARYGSVRDELWHRAQALPDVRIDRPGTGPSGRPATVLAALQDDIRSGHGPGDPRAADESLQIHLSHGVDRQVEVLRELLCDLFDTHRDLQPRDVAVVCTDIRRYAPLLEADFQPADTPDAHPGHALRARVAGPAAEQPNQVLELLVGLFGLPVSRATGQDLVDLCSLPPVAARFGFDEDGLAGLPELLARAEVRWGVDGSQRARRGLSGVRQSTWVAGVDRLLAGLVMADEPPARLDTVVPVEHLDAGDADLIGGLAEFVSRMRMHLLEFAQPCGMAQWRTRILDAIADLTDPDVAEQWQVNHIAQELDRLSAGAGTGSTALSAADISAMLRRLLRPSLGRADFGTGSLVMCGLGDIQALGHRVIVLLGIDDEHFPPRVAHDHDDLLARPTVSSGRVDADARARQQFLDAVLSAGEQLIVIGRGADQLTGERLPLPVVLADLIGAAPVRDESGDDSGDGAHRGSPSDSALIRRHSLQPHDATNFLGSGRHQPFSFDRQALAGAESLAGPHPKAPARWWQVTARVPVSGGPDPDEALDVDQLTAFYRDPVGAWFGATFGFTPRNQDPVLSPALPLAADGLTDYVVGSRMLEATLSGQPRERIDSAVLLSGAVPPGTLGATQLMNLWPTVQAMAARIGDFRASSEGAARHAEIEVALPHSLVSGQFQLFDDRLLDHHFATVKAKYLVPAWIRLVAATAGGLPVREFVLVTRDKEVHLAPPPQQVATRILRQLVEMRRRGLREFLPLPLATAWTYARAQHAHTSGSDRITSNAYRREGRYSALWGDYLDLDWRALTALPADPDDPITASESRFKNLARWLMDPLLDAMAADDQAGAWR; encoded by the coding sequence ATGGCGTTGCTCGACCCCTCACCCGCGGCGATCCGCATGGTGCGCTGCCCCGACTGGGCCTCGGTGTGCGCCGGCGTCGACGCCTATCTCGATTCCTTCGTGCACGACCCCTTCGTGCTGCCCACCGTGGTGGTGCCGGGAGCAGCACACAGGCGTGCCCTGTCACAGCACCTCGCCTCACGCCCCACCGACCCGCAGCACAAGATCCGGGCAGGGATCGACATGGTGACCCTGGGCCAACTGCGCCGTCGTTGTGAACAGGCGTGCCTGGGAGTTGACCCCGACGATGATCCGTGGCGCCTTCCGGCAATGACCATGCACATCGCCCAGCTGGCGCAGGCCCACCTGGATTCCGGGGAGGATTCCGCGACCGACTGGTTCGCGCTGGCCAGGCATTACCTCCAGGGCGCCTCGGGAACGGAAACTGACCGCCCCGGACGGGTCATCGCCTTCGCCGACAGCTTCGCCTCCCTGATCAGCGGATACCGTCGGCACCGACCCGATCTGCTGTTGGACTGGGACGAGCACCGCGATGTCGATGCCCTGGGCCGACCGTTGAGCGACCAGGACCGTTGGCAGGCCAACCTGTGGCGTGAGCTGACCCATTCGTTACGGCCGTGGATCCATCCGGCAGCCCGCGAGGACAGGCTCCGCGAGGCGCTCGACGACCCTGATCCGTCCGCACGCCAGCACCTGCCCTCGCGGCTCGGTGTCGTGGGCCTGGACGGATTCGTCCCCGACGAACGCCGATTCCTGACGACGATGTCCGCCCGGATTCCCCTCACCATCTGGCAATTGGGGTTTGGATCCGATGGTCCGGGTGAGTCGGCCCTGCGCGCCCGGTACGGGTCGGTTCGCGATGAGCTGTGGCACCGCGCACAGGCCCTTCCCGATGTCCGGATTGACCGTCCGGGGACAGGTCCCTCCGGTCGCCCCGCGACGGTCCTGGCGGCCCTGCAGGACGATATCCGCTCCGGACACGGCCCCGGTGATCCACGGGCTGCCGACGAATCCCTGCAGATCCACCTGTCACACGGAGTTGACCGGCAGGTTGAAGTACTTCGGGAGCTGTTGTGCGATCTGTTCGACACCCACCGGGACCTGCAGCCCCGTGACGTGGCGGTGGTCTGCACCGATATCCGCCGCTATGCACCGCTGCTGGAAGCCGACTTCCAGCCTGCTGACACGCCCGACGCCCACCCGGGACACGCCCTGCGGGCCAGGGTCGCCGGGCCGGCAGCCGAACAGCCGAACCAGGTGCTCGAACTCCTCGTGGGGTTGTTCGGCCTGCCGGTGAGTCGGGCCACGGGTCAGGACTTGGTCGACCTGTGCTCGCTGCCGCCCGTGGCGGCGCGCTTCGGCTTCGACGAGGACGGCCTGGCGGGCCTGCCCGAACTCCTGGCCCGCGCGGAGGTGCGTTGGGGGGTCGACGGCTCACAACGGGCCCGGCGGGGACTGTCCGGCGTGCGCCAGAGCACGTGGGTGGCCGGCGTTGATCGCCTGCTGGCCGGCCTCGTCATGGCCGACGAGCCGCCCGCGCGGCTGGACACGGTGGTTCCCGTGGAGCACCTCGATGCCGGTGACGCCGACCTCATCGGCGGACTGGCCGAGTTCGTGTCACGCATGCGCATGCACCTCCTTGAGTTCGCCCAGCCCTGTGGGATGGCCCAGTGGCGTACCCGCATTCTCGATGCCATCGCAGATCTCACCGACCCGGACGTGGCGGAGCAGTGGCAGGTCAACCACATCGCCCAGGAGCTTGATCGCCTCAGCGCGGGCGCAGGCACCGGGTCCACCGCCCTGTCGGCCGCCGACATCTCAGCCATGCTGCGACGCTTGTTGCGCCCAAGCCTCGGGCGAGCCGACTTCGGTACCGGGTCCCTGGTGATGTGTGGCCTGGGCGACATCCAGGCGCTGGGGCACCGGGTCATCGTGCTGCTCGGAATCGACGATGAGCACTTCCCCCCGCGGGTCGCCCATGATCACGACGACCTCCTGGCGCGCCCCACGGTTTCATCGGGACGTGTCGATGCCGACGCCCGGGCACGCCAGCAATTCCTCGACGCGGTTCTGTCCGCCGGCGAGCAGCTCATCGTCATCGGGCGGGGAGCTGACCAGCTCACCGGTGAGCGGCTCCCCCTCCCCGTGGTGCTTGCCGACCTGATCGGCGCTGCCCCCGTACGCGATGAATCGGGCGACGATTCGGGCGATGGCGCCCACCGTGGCTCCCCCTCCGACAGTGCCCTCATTCGCCGACACAGCCTGCAGCCCCATGACGCGACGAACTTCCTGGGCAGCGGCAGGCATCAGCCGTTCAGCTTCGACCGGCAGGCCCTGGCCGGGGCAGAGTCGCTGGCCGGGCCCCACCCGAAGGCCCCGGCCCGCTGGTGGCAGGTGACGGCCCGGGTTCCGGTTTCCGGCGGGCCCGACCCGGACGAGGCACTCGACGTGGACCAGCTCACGGCCTTCTACCGCGATCCGGTGGGGGCCTGGTTCGGTGCCACCTTCGGATTCACCCCGCGGAACCAGGACCCTGTCCTGTCACCCGCCCTGCCGCTCGCCGCGGATGGATTGACCGACTATGTGGTGGGATCGAGGATGCTGGAGGCAACCCTGTCGGGCCAGCCCCGTGAGCGCATCGATTCAGCTGTCCTGCTGTCCGGCGCGGTTCCCCCCGGCACGCTCGGCGCAACGCAATTGATGAATCTGTGGCCCACCGTGCAGGCGATGGCTGCACGCATCGGTGACTTCCGGGCGTCCTCCGAGGGCGCCGCCCGGCACGCCGAGATCGAGGTGGCCCTGCCGCATTCGCTGGTCAGCGGCCAGTTCCAGCTGTTCGACGATCGGCTGCTGGACCATCACTTCGCCACCGTCAAGGCCAAGTACCTCGTGCCGGCCTGGATTCGCCTGGTGGCGGCCACCGCCGGTGGCCTGCCGGTGCGCGAGTTCGTCCTGGTGACACGCGACAAGGAGGTGCACCTGGCGCCTCCCCCGCAGCAGGTCGCGACGCGCATCCTGCGCCAACTCGTGGAGATGCGTCGGCGCGGGCTGCGCGAGTTCCTTCCCCTGCCGCTGGCCACCGCGTGGACCTATGCGCGGGCACAGCATGCCCACACCTCGGGCAGTGACCGGATCACCAGCAACGCCTACCGACGGGAAGGACGCTATTCAGCGCTGTGGGGCGACTATCTCGACCTCGACTGGCGCGCACTGACGGCACTTCCCGCCGACCCGGACGACCCCATCACAGCCTCCGAGTCCCGCTTCAAGAACCTGGCGCGGTGGCTGATGGATCCCCTCCTCGATGCCATGGCGGCCGACGACCAGGCAGGCGCGTGGCGATGA
- a CDS encoding UvrD-helicase domain-containing protein yields the protein MIDRMNPRPFDPVAALPPHTTVLEAGAGTGKTYTIAALTAQALARGQVTIERVMLVTFARAASYELRSRVHERLRNTATAIDATLAGIPPTDPDAVDADLCAGEADVLTARLARLRAALADFDRATIATTHEFCARLLDQLGILVDHDRFSSFLDDPDQLRAQVIDDGYLAWMSSGRPPLPLPGAQLIGEMSLSHPDLPLLDAPAGASPDAVSRVEFATNLRREFEARKRSSSVYGYHDMVQRVLMALTDPVTGELAARVLAARYDLVMVDEFQDTSPAQWQILEHAFHGRTRLVVIGDPRQAIYGFRGADLYAYLAATRRADDYFTLNRNYRSDAGVVQGITALFGQANLGTEAARVALGDMHAQHVEPRLAGASPKQAAVQIRAVEPQSMLTAPAGRKAIMADLVAEFDRLLNRAEVNDGEHWRHLRPSDIAVLVRRRATGQEIQRALIAAGIPAVFTGGEGVFASSAAQAWLVLLSALADPRPSVLLHLASTPLIGWSPRELADADEDQRTELVTGVRALQATMHDHGVAAVYEELSARYRLPPRLLAQPDGERMLTDLRHLAERLNSAERRHHLDLPALTAWLAQRIDQARTSQDDDSVRRLETERRAVSIMTIHKAKGLQFPVVALPDLADRYSGSRYDRGWTTSMLHVDGQLSIDLYTDMSSDREAIKQAEEQAEDLRLVYVAATRAQSRLIAWWANTKFNTSTSPLHRLLNADKDSALPPALNIAGGRHPDQWPLDRQVVDVVSVPRPSGIASVPRSADLVAGLAARKFHDHIDRDWTRTSYSGLTAGLHGESLPPGSVSPRDDEPDLDGILADPGEVDGPVSPSALQPNGLAELPGGTQFGSLVHSVLEITDPASSSLDSDLLEASARMLRRWPVAQVPAQGLATGLASVLRAPLGDLTNGRSLTDLGAVNRLAELEFEMPLGRASRHRAVSDLAGLWADRALIPEDDPLVDYGAALAGSAAADRTLSGFLTGSIDAVLRVAPAGHAGAADSATAQFCLIDYKTNRIPVRPGDHLGPHSYTRRAMTDAMIGAHYPLQALIYSVALHRYLGQRLPGYSPAIHLGGVGYLFVRGMTDDPSAGDRLPGVFLWHPRPALVAAASSVLAGGDPRDSQ from the coding sequence ATGATCGACCGCATGAATCCCCGTCCCTTCGACCCCGTGGCCGCCCTCCCGCCGCACACGACGGTGCTTGAGGCCGGCGCCGGCACGGGCAAGACCTACACCATCGCGGCACTCACCGCCCAGGCCCTGGCCCGGGGACAGGTGACCATCGAACGCGTCATGTTGGTGACCTTTGCCCGGGCAGCCAGCTATGAGCTGCGTTCGCGGGTGCACGAACGGCTGCGGAACACCGCCACCGCGATCGACGCCACGCTGGCAGGCATCCCGCCCACCGACCCGGACGCCGTGGACGCTGACCTGTGTGCCGGGGAGGCCGACGTGCTCACGGCACGCCTCGCGCGTCTGCGCGCAGCACTGGCGGACTTCGACCGCGCCACCATCGCGACCACCCACGAGTTCTGTGCACGGTTGCTCGACCAGCTCGGAATCCTCGTTGACCACGACCGCTTCTCGAGCTTCCTGGATGATCCCGACCAGCTCCGCGCACAGGTCATCGACGATGGCTACCTGGCGTGGATGTCCTCGGGGCGGCCGCCCCTCCCGCTCCCGGGGGCGCAGCTCATCGGCGAGATGTCCCTGTCACATCCGGACCTTCCCCTCCTGGACGCTCCGGCGGGCGCCAGCCCCGACGCAGTCAGTCGCGTCGAGTTCGCCACCAACCTGCGGCGCGAGTTCGAGGCCCGCAAGCGCAGCAGCTCGGTGTACGGCTACCACGACATGGTGCAACGAGTACTCATGGCCCTGACCGATCCCGTCACCGGGGAGCTCGCCGCGCGCGTCCTGGCGGCACGCTACGACCTGGTGATGGTTGATGAATTCCAGGACACCAGTCCCGCCCAGTGGCAGATCCTCGAGCACGCCTTCCACGGGCGCACCCGGCTCGTCGTGATCGGGGACCCACGCCAGGCGATCTACGGGTTCCGCGGCGCCGACCTGTACGCATACCTTGCGGCCACCCGGCGTGCGGACGACTACTTCACGTTGAACCGCAACTATCGCTCCGACGCAGGGGTGGTGCAGGGGATCACCGCCCTGTTCGGGCAGGCCAACCTGGGGACCGAGGCCGCCCGTGTGGCCCTTGGTGACATGCACGCCCAGCACGTCGAACCACGCCTGGCCGGGGCGTCACCCAAACAGGCTGCAGTGCAGATCCGCGCCGTGGAACCACAGTCCATGCTCACCGCACCCGCCGGCCGCAAGGCAATCATGGCCGACCTGGTCGCCGAATTTGACCGCCTCCTCAACCGCGCCGAGGTGAACGACGGGGAACACTGGCGACACCTGCGGCCCAGTGACATCGCCGTCCTCGTGCGGCGCCGCGCCACGGGACAGGAGATCCAGCGCGCACTCATCGCCGCGGGAATCCCGGCGGTGTTCACCGGCGGTGAGGGCGTGTTCGCGTCGTCGGCGGCACAGGCCTGGCTCGTTCTGCTCTCCGCGCTGGCCGATCCGCGGCCGTCGGTGTTGCTGCACCTGGCCAGCACGCCATTGATCGGCTGGTCCCCCCGGGAACTGGCCGACGCGGATGAGGACCAACGCACCGAACTGGTCACCGGTGTCAGGGCCCTGCAGGCGACGATGCATGATCACGGGGTTGCCGCGGTCTATGAGGAGCTGTCGGCCCGCTATCGGCTTCCTCCCCGGCTGTTGGCACAGCCCGACGGCGAGCGGATGCTCACCGACCTGCGCCATCTGGCGGAGCGACTCAATTCTGCCGAGCGCCGACACCATCTGGACCTTCCCGCGCTCACCGCGTGGCTGGCACAACGGATAGACCAGGCCCGCACCAGCCAGGACGACGATTCGGTGCGCCGTCTCGAAACCGAGCGGCGGGCCGTGTCCATCATGACGATCCACAAGGCCAAGGGACTCCAGTTCCCGGTGGTTGCCCTGCCCGATCTGGCCGATCGGTACTCCGGCTCACGCTACGACCGCGGGTGGACCACCTCGATGCTCCATGTCGACGGACAATTGTCGATCGATCTCTACACCGACATGTCCTCCGACCGTGAGGCGATCAAGCAGGCCGAGGAACAGGCCGAGGACCTGCGACTTGTCTACGTGGCCGCGACGCGTGCCCAGAGCCGTCTCATTGCGTGGTGGGCCAACACCAAGTTCAACACCTCCACCTCACCGCTGCACCGGCTGTTGAACGCGGACAAGGACTCGGCGCTGCCGCCGGCCCTGAATATCGCCGGGGGTCGCCATCCGGACCAGTGGCCACTGGACCGTCAAGTGGTTGACGTGGTGTCGGTGCCGCGCCCGTCCGGAATTGCCTCGGTGCCGCGCTCCGCCGATCTGGTTGCCGGGTTGGCGGCACGCAAGTTCCATGACCACATCGATCGTGACTGGACGCGCACTTCCTACAGTGGGCTGACTGCTGGCCTGCACGGGGAGAGCCTTCCGCCGGGATCTGTCAGCCCGCGCGACGACGAGCCCGATCTCGATGGCATCCTGGCTGATCCCGGCGAGGTTGACGGGCCGGTATCCCCGTCCGCGTTGCAGCCGAACGGCCTCGCCGAGCTTCCCGGGGGCACCCAGTTCGGATCCCTGGTCCACTCGGTTCTGGAGATCACCGACCCCGCCTCGTCCTCGCTGGACTCGGACCTGCTGGAGGCCAGTGCCAGGATGCTTCGTCGGTGGCCGGTCGCCCAGGTACCCGCCCAGGGGCTGGCCACAGGCCTTGCCAGCGTCCTGCGCGCACCGCTGGGCGACCTCACCAATGGTCGCTCCCTGACCGACCTGGGCGCCGTCAACCGGCTGGCGGAGCTCGAATTCGAAATGCCGCTGGGCCGGGCTTCGCGGCACCGTGCGGTGTCAGACCTGGCCGGATTGTGGGCCGACCGTGCACTGATACCCGAGGACGACCCGCTCGTTGACTACGGTGCTGCCCTGGCAGGCTCCGCGGCCGCCGATCGCACGCTGTCGGGCTTCCTCACCGGTTCGATTGATGCCGTACTGAGGGTTGCCCCGGCCGGGCACGCCGGGGCCGCCGACTCCGCCACGGCCCAGTTCTGCCTGATTGACTACAAGACCAATCGCATCCCCGTGCGCCCCGGGGACCACCTCGGCCCCCACTCCTATACCCGCAGGGCAATGACCGACGCCATGATCGGCGCCCACTACCCCTTGCAGGCGCTCATCTACAGTGTCGCCCTGCACCGATACCTGGGCCAGCGGCTGCCGGGGTACTCCCCCGCGATACATCTCGGAGGAGTGGGCTATCTGTTCGTGCGCGGGATGACGGACGATCCGTCGGCCGGGGATCGCCTGCCCGGTGTGTTCCTGTGGCATCCGCGACCTGCGCTCGTCGCGGCCGCCTCGTCCGTCCTGGCAGGGGGTGACCCACGTGATTCCCAGTGA
- the recD gene encoding exodeoxyribonuclease V subunit alpha yields MIPSDGRVVSATGVLAQFAAAGVLEAADVHVAKMVTRTGGENDPSVALAVALTVRALRAGSVCLPLDQARPMAHFFVREDDDQAARTDIDALPWPDPLDWLATVVDSPLVGDEDATINSRPLRCVDGAVYLERYWCDQESIRVILAHRAEPLPAVDESALTAALDEFFPGGDQEADQRRAVAAAVLGRTTVIAGGPGTGKTRTISWVVEAMRRQWMAQGETGRIALAAPTGKAAARLTESLRENTAGPSSPAGTQGAGEDAMAVPGQLHAVTLHRLLGARPGRGVSFGPARRLPYDLVVVDEMSMVSLSLMARLLEALSPSTRLVMVGDADQLTPVDAGAVLADITAAGLAGPDPLGGGIVELRHGFRFDSAIAQLADAVRRGDADATLELLRASPEGLQFDELDPGIVELDALPALRRELEVQARGIGHAATSGDGNGAVRALEGHRLLCAHRTGVYGVSRWSAMVQQVQRPALASGSDADPDWFTGRPLLATRNMAELGISNGDTGVVIATPEGPRAAMSNGRSYAPFVLEGIETMFAMTIHKSQGSQFDRVTVVLPGADSPLLTRELLYTAITRARRGVRIIGLREAIVTAVRTPARRASGLTDRLQRTSVRPH; encoded by the coding sequence GTGATTCCCAGTGATGGCCGCGTCGTGTCGGCCACCGGCGTTCTCGCGCAGTTCGCTGCCGCGGGAGTGCTGGAGGCAGCGGACGTGCATGTGGCCAAGATGGTGACGCGTACCGGTGGGGAGAACGATCCGTCCGTCGCCCTGGCGGTGGCCCTGACCGTGCGGGCGTTGCGGGCCGGTTCGGTGTGCCTGCCGCTGGACCAGGCACGTCCGATGGCGCACTTCTTCGTCCGTGAGGACGACGATCAGGCCGCTCGCACTGACATTGACGCCTTGCCGTGGCCGGATCCGCTGGATTGGTTGGCCACCGTGGTGGACTCGCCCCTGGTCGGCGATGAGGACGCCACGATCAATTCCCGGCCGCTGCGCTGCGTGGACGGTGCGGTCTACCTGGAACGCTATTGGTGCGATCAGGAGTCGATCAGGGTCATCCTGGCCCACCGCGCCGAACCGCTGCCCGCCGTTGATGAGTCCGCCCTGACCGCGGCGCTGGATGAGTTCTTCCCCGGCGGGGACCAGGAGGCCGACCAACGCCGTGCCGTGGCAGCTGCCGTGCTGGGACGCACGACGGTGATCGCCGGCGGCCCGGGCACGGGCAAGACCCGGACCATTTCCTGGGTGGTCGAGGCCATGCGCCGCCAGTGGATGGCCCAGGGCGAGACCGGGCGGATCGCGCTCGCCGCACCCACCGGCAAGGCCGCTGCCCGTCTCACCGAGTCGCTCCGGGAGAACACGGCCGGCCCCTCCTCCCCTGCCGGGACGCAGGGGGCGGGTGAGGACGCGATGGCAGTCCCGGGCCAACTCCACGCGGTGACCCTGCATCGGCTCCTGGGAGCACGTCCGGGACGCGGCGTCAGCTTCGGACCCGCTCGCCGGCTCCCCTACGACCTGGTGGTGGTCGATGAGATGTCGATGGTCTCGTTGAGCCTGATGGCACGACTGCTGGAGGCCCTTTCCCCCTCGACCAGGTTGGTGATGGTTGGCGACGCGGATCAGTTGACGCCTGTCGATGCCGGCGCCGTGCTGGCCGACATCACGGCCGCGGGGCTCGCCGGCCCCGATCCTCTCGGGGGCGGCATCGTGGAGCTCCGGCACGGATTTCGCTTCGATTCCGCGATCGCCCAGTTGGCCGATGCCGTGCGTCGCGGTGATGCCGATGCCACGCTGGAATTGCTCCGGGCCTCGCCCGAGGGCCTGCAGTTCGACGAGCTCGACCCGGGCATCGTCGAACTGGATGCATTGCCCGCGCTGCGCCGCGAACTCGAGGTGCAGGCCCGGGGCATTGGTCACGCCGCGACATCCGGGGATGGCAACGGCGCGGTGCGGGCGCTCGAGGGCCACCGCCTGCTGTGTGCCCACCGTACCGGCGTGTACGGGGTGAGCCGCTGGTCGGCAATGGTCCAGCAGGTGCAGCGCCCGGCGCTGGCCTCCGGCTCGGATGCCGATCCTGACTGGTTCACCGGACGGCCGCTGCTGGCCACCCGGAACATGGCGGAACTGGGTATCAGCAATGGCGATACCGGGGTGGTGATCGCGACCCCCGAGGGGCCGCGGGCAGCCATGAGCAATGGACGCAGCTATGCACCGTTCGTGCTCGAGGGCATCGAGACGATGTTCGCCATGACAATCCACAAGTCCCAGGGCAGCCAGTTCGACCGGGTCACGGTCGTCCTGCCCGGGGCCGACTCGCCGTTGCTCACCCGTGAGCTCCTGTACACCGCCATCACCAGGGCCCGCCGGGGAGTGCGGATCATCGGATTGCGCGAGGCCATCGTCACGGCGGTTCGGACGCCCGCGCGCCGTGCGTCCGGGTTGACCGATCGGCTACAACGCACGAGTGTCCGACCCCACTGA